GGGTGTAGTCCGGCCGGCCGCTGCCGTCGGTGAAGTGGGTCAGGTCGACGACGGTCAGCTCCTCGCCGTTGGGCGAGAGGGTCAGCTGGAGCTGGCGGATCGCGAACGAGGTCCGGTAGATCGCGTTGGCTTCCATCCCGTCGGGCGAGTAGCTCAGCGAGACGGTCCCCCAGGCGCAGGCGGTCGGCTCGCACTGGCCGTCGACCGAGAGCAGCGGGCCACCGCCGCTGCGGCGGATGACCAGGTCGGCGATCCCGCCGGTGAGGGGTTTGGCGTACCAGGCGCCCACCCAAGGGGCCGGAATGGCGGCCTGCGCGCTCGAGGGAGCCGAGCCGAGGACCGCGGTAGCCGCGACGGCGGCGGCGAGGAAGGGCTGGAATGAGAGCTTCATGCCCTGATGCTAGGCTGAAGCGGAGACCGTGTGCTTGGTCGCGGATGAAGGTTCGCTTGGTCTGAGATAAAAGTCGGCTGGGCCGTTGCTGGGACGCGCGCGGCGGCCCACAATGACGAGGACCGTCCTTGACGCCCCACCCGGGCGCGTGATACGCTCCCCGAGCCGAAGCAGGACCCTCGGGTCCTCACCGGATGCCTGCGGGCGATCCGGTTCTTCTCTGACAAGCGGAGACCGCTTCGGCGTCTTCGCTTTTTTGTGTCCCTTCCGGAGAGTTTGTCATAGCACGACCGCTTCGCGTCAACGAGCAGATCAGAATCCGCCAAGTCCGCGTCATCGACGACGACGGCACTCAGCTCGGCGTCATGCCGACCGAGGAAGCCCTCTCGCGAGCGCGCGGTAAAGGGTTGGACCTCATCGAGGTCTCACCGACGGCGGTTCCCCCGGTTTGCCGTATCGGCGACTACGGTCGACTGAAGTACGAGCAGTCGAAGAAAGACAAAGAGGCGCGCAAGAAACAGCGCAACTACGAGTTGCGCGAAGTCAAGCTCCGCCCCAAGATCGACGTCCACGACTACGAAGTCAAAGCGAAGATGGCCGAGCGCCTTCTTCTCGACGGCGGCAAGGTCAAAGTCACGATCATGTTCCGCGGCCGTGAGATCACGTACACGGCATTCGGAAAACGTCTTCTGGACCGTATCGCGAAGGATCTCGAGAACACCGCCGTTCTCGAGCGCGAAGCCAGACTCGAAGGCAAGAACATGTTTCTCATCCTCGCGCCGCGCGCGACGCCGCTCGGGCCGCCCAAGTTCGTTCACCACAAGGACGAGCCGCCGCCCAAGGACAGCGATCTTCATGCGGATTCCGATCCGCACGACGACGAGCATCCGAGCGACGAGCATGCGGAAGCGACCATCGGGGGAGCCAGTGCCTAAAATCAAGACGCACCGCGGAACGGCGAAGCGGGTCAAGGTCAGCGCCAACGGCAAGGTGACGCATCGTCACCAGTTCGACGGCTGCGGCCACATCCTCAGCAAGAAGTCGCGCAAGCGCAAGCGGAACTTCCGCAAGGACCAGCCGACTTTCAAGGGCGATCTGAAGCGCTTCGCGCCGCAGATCCCGTACCTGCTGTAAGCGGAGGACTGTAGGAAATGGCTCGTATCAAACGCGGTCTTTCGAAGATCAAGCATCGTCGCAAGGTCATGAAGCTCGTCAAGGGCTTCCGCGCCGCGCGCCGCCGCAACTATCGCGTCGCCAACGAGGCGCTGCTGCACTCGCTGGCCTACGCCTTCCGCGACCGTCGCGTCCGCAAGCGCGATTTCCGCTCGCTGTGGATCGCGCGCATCAACGCCGCCGCACGCCGCGAGGGGATCTCGTACTCCAAGCTGATGGCCGGTCTGAAGAAGTCGGGCGTCGCGGTCAACCGCAAGGCGCTGGCCGACCTGGCCGTCCACGACGCCGCCGCCTTCGGCCGCCTCACCGCGCTGGCCAAGGACGCCGTCGGCACGACGACCGCCGCCTAGCCGGCGACCGGCTCCACCAAAAGCAACAGGGGCGCCAATCGGCGTCCCTGTTCTCGTTTTTCGTCGGATTCCGAAACCTGAGCGAGCTGCCGATAGTATGGTCGTCAGCAGTCGTTCCCTCGCGTTTCGGAGGCCTTTGATGCTCGTTCGTTCCTGGAGGACGTCGCTCTCCGTCGGTGCGCTGGCGCTGGCGATGCTCGTCGGCACCGCCGCGCCGTCCTCGGCGTTCCTCGACAAAACGCGCTTCGTCGCGCACCTCGGCGTCGCGTACTTCGCGTTTCATCATTGGGTGTGGCTCCCGTATCGGCTGGGCGCGTTCCAGAGCGGGGCGCCGCATCGCCTTTCCACGATCGTGAAGGGCGGCGTGGCGCTGCTGTTCGCTTACCACGAAGTGCGCGTCGCAGAGAAGATCGCGCACGACAGCAAGGACCCGCTGCTGCAAAAGTTCGACGGCGCCCTCTCCGGGCTCGAAGCGAACTTCCAGGCCGTCGGTCAGAAGTTCAAGGCCGGACAATTCAGCCCGCAAGACGTTGCCAGCCTCGGCGCGTCGACCACGTCGATCAAATCGCTGGCACAGTCAGCGGGCCTCGACATCCAGGACAAACCGGTCCCGGTCCCGGTCCCGGGACTCTGAGCGCTCGGCGCTAGCGTTCGCGCGCGGTTGCCGCAAGCGCTAGCGCGACGTGCGCGGCGATGCCCGTCGCCATCGCGGTCTCGTCGATGTCGAAGGCCGGATGGTGGTTGGGGTTCGCGTGCGAGGCGTCACCGGCGCCGAGGAACGCGAAGCACGCAGGGACCTCGTTGGCGAAGTACGAGAAGTCCTCGCTGCCCATGATCGGCGGGATCTCGACGACGCGCGGCGCGCCCAGCTCGGCCACCAGCGTCTCGCGCAGGAACGCGGTCTGCGCGGGGTCGTTGGTCGTCACCGGGTACGACGCGTGCCAGTCGAGCGTGCAGTGCGCGCTGCCGGCCGCGCAGGTGTGCTCGGCGATCCGGCGGATGCGGCCTTCCATCGTCGCCCGCGTCGTCTCGCTGAACGTACGCACCGTTCCCTTGAGCGCGACGCGCGGCGGGATGACGTTGTAGGTCGTGCCCCCGTTGATGGCGCCGATCGTCACTACCGCCGGTTCGACCGGATCGACCTCGCGGCTGACGACGCGCTGCAGCGTGCCGACCAGGTCGGCGGCGACGACGATCGGATCGACGGCGGTGTGCGGCATCGCGCCGTGGCCGCCGCGTCCTTCGACGACGAGATCGAACTGGTCGACGGCCGCCATGATCGGGCCCGGCCGCACGCCGATCACGCCGGAGGGCAGAATGCACGAGATGTGCAGCCCGAACGCGCGCGCGATCTCGAAGCGGCCGATCAGACCGTCGCGCAGCATCGCCTTCGCGCCGCCGCCGCCCTCTTCAGCCGGCTGGAAGACGAACGCGATCCGTCCATGCAGCTCGTCCGCGCTCGCGACCAGCGCGCGTGCCGCGCCGAGCAGCATCGCGACGTGCGCGTCGTGACCGCACGCGTGCATGACGCCGGCGTTCTGCGAACGGTACGGTGCGTCGCTCTCCTCCTGCATCGGCAGCGCGTCCATGTCGGCGCGCAGCATGACGGTCCGGCCGTCGTGCCCACCGCGCAGCAGCCCGACGACGCCGGTCTCGCCGACCCCGGTGTGGACCTCGAGGCCGAGGCCGCGCAGCGTCTCGGCCACGATGCCGGCCG
The window above is part of the Candidatus Sulfotelmatobacter sp. genome. Proteins encoded here:
- a CDS encoding amidohydrolase, with product MAASLLAPDLLSEAVAVRRDLHAHPELGFREVRTAGIVAETLRGLGLEVHTGVGETGVVGLLRGGHDGRTVMLRADMDALPMQEESDAPYRSQNAGVMHACGHDAHVAMLLGAARALVASADELHGRIAFVFQPAEEGGGGAKAMLRDGLIGRFEIARAFGLHISCILPSGVIGVRPGPIMAAVDQFDLVVEGRGGHGAMPHTAVDPIVVAADLVGTLQRVVSREVDPVEPAVVTIGAINGGTTYNVIPPRVALKGTVRTFSETTRATMEGRIRRIAEHTCAAGSAHCTLDWHASYPVTTNDPAQTAFLRETLVAELGAPRVVEIPPIMGSEDFSYFANEVPACFAFLGAGDASHANPNHHPAFDIDETAMATGIAAHVALALAATARER
- the rplT gene encoding 50S ribosomal protein L20, producing the protein MARIKRGLSKIKHRRKVMKLVKGFRAARRRNYRVANEALLHSLAYAFRDRRVRKRDFRSLWIARINAAARREGISYSKLMAGLKKSGVAVNRKALADLAVHDAAAFGRLTALAKDAVGTTTAA
- the infC gene encoding translation initiation factor IF-3, with translation MARPLRVNEQIRIRQVRVIDDDGTQLGVMPTEEALSRARGKGLDLIEVSPTAVPPVCRIGDYGRLKYEQSKKDKEARKKQRNYELREVKLRPKIDVHDYEVKAKMAERLLLDGGKVKVTIMFRGREITYTAFGKRLLDRIAKDLENTAVLEREARLEGKNMFLILAPRATPLGPPKFVHHKDEPPPKDSDLHADSDPHDDEHPSDEHAEATIGGASA
- the rpmI gene encoding 50S ribosomal protein L35, with the protein product MPKIKTHRGTAKRVKVSANGKVTHRHQFDGCGHILSKKSRKRKRNFRKDQPTFKGDLKRFAPQIPYLL